A single window of Streptomyces aquilus DNA harbors:
- a CDS encoding amino acid ABC transporter ATP-binding protein gives MSATDAPVLRMESVRKTFGGSVVLRDVDLEVAPHTVTALIGASGSGKSTLLRCANLLEEIDDGAIWLDGEEITDPRVDQDAIRRRIGVVFQAYNLFPHMTVLENITLAPRRVHGVSRAEAEERGRELLERLGLGGKAGEYPDRLSGGQQQRVAIVRALAVRPRLLLLDEITAALDPELVGEVLNVVRDLKSDGMTMVLATHEMGFARDVADQVCFLDGGVVLERGSAEQIFGDPQQERTRRFLRRIVEAGRL, from the coding sequence ATGAGCGCCACGGACGCCCCGGTGCTGCGGATGGAGTCCGTCCGCAAGACCTTCGGCGGCTCGGTCGTGCTGCGGGACGTCGATCTGGAGGTCGCCCCGCACACGGTGACCGCGCTGATCGGCGCCTCCGGCTCGGGCAAGTCGACGCTGCTGCGCTGCGCGAACCTCCTGGAGGAGATCGACGACGGCGCTATCTGGCTGGACGGCGAGGAGATCACCGATCCGCGCGTGGACCAGGACGCGATACGCCGCCGTATCGGCGTGGTCTTCCAGGCGTACAACCTCTTCCCGCACATGACCGTGCTGGAGAACATCACCCTCGCCCCGCGCCGGGTGCACGGGGTGTCCCGCGCGGAGGCCGAGGAGCGCGGCAGGGAGCTGCTGGAGCGGCTCGGACTCGGTGGCAAGGCGGGCGAGTACCCGGACCGGCTGAGCGGCGGCCAGCAGCAGCGCGTGGCGATCGTGCGCGCGCTCGCCGTACGGCCCCGGCTGCTGCTGCTCGACGAGATCACCGCCGCCCTCGACCCGGAGCTGGTGGGCGAGGTGCTGAATGTCGTCCGTGACCTCAAGAGTGACGGCATGACCATGGTGCTGGCCACGCACGAGATGGGCTTCGCGCGGGACGTCGCCGACCAGGTTTGTTTTCTGGACGGAGGGGTCGTGCTGGAGCGCGGGAGCGCCGAGCAGATCTTCGGCGACCCGCAGCAGGAGCGCACGCGGCGCTTCCTGCGACGGATCGTGGAGGCGGGGCGACTGTAA
- the aroQ gene encoding type II 3-dehydroquinate dehydratase: MPRTLANAPIMILNGPNLNLLGQRQPEIYGKDTLADVEALCAKAAAAHGGTVDFRQSNHEGELVDWIHEARLNHCGIVINPGAYSHTSVAILDALNTCDGLPVLEVHISNIHQRETFRHHSYVSLRADGVIAGCGVQGYVFGVERVAALVGAAQAEA; the protein is encoded by the coding sequence GTGCCCCGCACCCTGGCCAACGCCCCGATCATGATCCTCAACGGCCCCAACCTGAACCTGCTCGGGCAGCGTCAGCCGGAGATCTACGGCAAGGACACCCTGGCCGACGTCGAGGCCCTGTGCGCCAAGGCGGCGGCCGCGCACGGCGGCACGGTGGACTTCCGCCAGTCCAACCACGAGGGCGAACTGGTCGACTGGATCCACGAGGCGCGGCTCAACCACTGCGGCATCGTCATCAACCCCGGCGCCTACTCGCACACCTCGGTCGCCATCCTGGACGCGCTCAACACCTGCGACGGGCTGCCGGTGTTGGAGGTCCACATCTCCAACATCCACCAGCGCGAGACCTTCCGGCACCACTCGTACGTCTCCCTGCGTGCCGACGGTGTCATCGCGGGCTGCGGGGTGCAGGGGTACGTGTTCGGGGTGGAGCGGGTCGCGGCGCTGGTGGGGGCGGCGCAGGCCGAGGCGTAA
- a CDS encoding S66 family peptidase, whose amino-acid sequence MTTISYPPKPSPGDRIAVISPGAGLPGLFPRPFELGLERLREEFGLEPVEYPTTRKMGASPQERAADVNAAFADPDIKVIMASIGGDDQITVLPYLDRELIRANPKPFFGMSDNTNLLAFLSNTGIVGYHGATVMVQLGRPVAMDPLTAESLRAALFTSGAYELRPAERWNDVNRDWADPATFDAEPETKPGDGWTWVNPDRVIEGRSWGGCLEILGWLLMADREIARDLSEYDGGVLLLETSEDMPSSAEVFRTLRNMGERGLLRRFSALLMGRPKTWSFERPNSPEEGARYAAEQREAVLRAMRTYAPDTTIVFDVDFGHTDPQLVIPYGGLVRVDGPARRITVTY is encoded by the coding sequence ATGACGACGATCTCGTACCCGCCCAAGCCCTCCCCCGGTGACCGCATAGCCGTCATCTCGCCCGGCGCCGGACTGCCCGGGCTCTTCCCGCGCCCCTTCGAACTGGGCCTGGAGCGGCTGCGCGAGGAGTTCGGTCTCGAACCGGTCGAGTACCCGACGACCCGCAAGATGGGTGCGAGCCCACAGGAACGGGCCGCCGACGTCAACGCCGCCTTCGCTGACCCGGACATCAAGGTGATCATGGCCTCGATCGGGGGCGACGACCAGATCACCGTACTGCCGTATCTGGACCGTGAGTTGATCCGGGCGAACCCGAAGCCGTTCTTCGGGATGAGCGACAACACCAATCTGCTGGCCTTTTTGAGCAACACCGGGATCGTCGGCTACCACGGCGCGACCGTGATGGTGCAGCTCGGACGGCCCGTCGCCATGGACCCGCTGACCGCCGAGTCGCTGCGGGCGGCGCTGTTCACCTCCGGCGCGTACGAACTCCGGCCCGCCGAGCGCTGGAACGACGTCAACCGGGACTGGGCCGACCCGGCGACCTTCGACGCGGAGCCGGAGACCAAACCCGGCGACGGCTGGACCTGGGTGAACCCCGACCGGGTGATCGAGGGCCGCAGTTGGGGCGGCTGCCTGGAGATCCTGGGCTGGCTGCTGATGGCCGACCGCGAGATCGCCCGCGACCTGAGCGAGTACGACGGCGGTGTGCTGCTCCTGGAGACCTCCGAGGACATGCCGAGCAGTGCGGAGGTCTTCCGCACCCTGCGCAACATGGGCGAGCGCGGTCTGCTCCGGCGCTTCTCCGCGCTCCTGATGGGCCGCCCCAAGACCTGGTCCTTCGAGCGGCCCAACAGCCCCGAGGAAGGCGCCCGTTACGCCGCCGAGCAGCGCGAGGCCGTCCTGCGCGCGATGCGGACGTACGCCCCCGACACCACGATCGTCTTCGACGTCGACTTCGGCCACACCGACCCCCAACTGGTCATCCCCTACGGCGGGCTCGTCCGCGTCGACGGTCCCGCCCGGCGCATCACGGTCACCTACTGA
- a CDS encoding MFS transporter, whose protein sequence is MHDVRTVRAPSMLRLAAASLAGTAIEFYDFFVYGTAAALVLGPLFFPTFSPLAGTLAAFGTFGVGFVARPLGSVLFGHIGDRHGRRPVLVLSLLLTGGATVAVGCVPTYGSIGVAAPLLLLVLRFLQGLGLGGEWGGAVLLTAEHAPAGRRGLWSSFPQVGPALGFLLANGVMLVLSATLTEAQFASWGWRVPFWAAGVLALAGLRLRSSLAESPSFLALDDHARVPLVEVARDHWRLVLLTAGGLAIGYAIFYAVTTWSLAYGTERLGVSRTVMLACIMAAVLVKGSLTPVVALLGDRYGRRPLCLTGCAAAALWMFPLVALLSTGEPPLMFLGFLGAMLAFITMFAVIAAYLPELYEPRVRCTGAAVGYNLGGVLGGALTPIVATALAEQGGRVPWGVGAYLTGIALLSLGCFALLPETRPVALVVAGAAEPALD, encoded by the coding sequence ATGCACGACGTACGCACCGTAAGGGCGCCCTCCATGCTGCGGCTCGCGGCCGCCTCGCTCGCCGGGACGGCCATCGAGTTCTACGACTTCTTCGTCTACGGGACCGCCGCGGCGCTGGTCCTGGGGCCGCTGTTCTTCCCGACGTTCTCGCCGCTGGCCGGGACGCTGGCGGCGTTCGGCACGTTCGGGGTGGGGTTCGTCGCCCGGCCGCTGGGGTCGGTGCTGTTCGGGCACATCGGGGACCGGCACGGGCGGCGGCCGGTCCTCGTGCTGTCGCTGCTGCTGACCGGCGGCGCCACGGTCGCGGTCGGCTGTGTGCCGACGTACGGCTCGATCGGGGTGGCCGCTCCCCTGCTGCTGCTCGTGCTCCGGTTCCTCCAGGGGCTGGGGCTCGGCGGGGAGTGGGGCGGCGCGGTGCTGCTGACGGCGGAGCACGCTCCGGCCGGGCGGCGCGGCCTGTGGTCGAGCTTCCCGCAGGTCGGGCCCGCGCTGGGCTTCCTGCTCGCCAACGGCGTGATGCTGGTGCTGTCGGCGACCCTGACCGAGGCGCAGTTCGCGTCGTGGGGGTGGCGGGTGCCGTTCTGGGCGGCGGGGGTGCTGGCCCTGGCGGGGCTGCGGCTACGGTCGTCGCTGGCCGAGAGCCCGTCCTTCCTCGCCCTCGACGACCACGCGCGCGTGCCGCTCGTCGAGGTCGCGCGCGACCACTGGCGGCTGGTCCTGCTGACGGCCGGCGGGCTCGCGATCGGGTACGCGATCTTCTACGCCGTGACGACCTGGTCCCTCGCCTACGGCACGGAACGGCTGGGCGTCAGCCGTACCGTCATGCTGGCCTGCATCATGGCGGCGGTCCTGGTGAAGGGCTCGCTCACGCCGGTGGTGGCGCTGCTCGGCGACCGGTACGGGCGGCGGCCGCTGTGCCTGACCGGGTGTGCGGCGGCGGCTCTGTGGATGTTCCCCCTGGTCGCGCTGCTGTCGACCGGTGAACCCCCGCTGATGTTCCTGGGGTTCCTCGGCGCGATGCTCGCGTTCATCACCATGTTCGCGGTGATCGCCGCATATCTGCCGGAGCTGTACGAGCCGCGGGTGCGCTGCACGGGTGCCGCGGTCGGCTACAACCTCGGCGGGGTCCTCGGGGGCGCGCTCACGCCGATCGTGGCGACGGCGCTGGCCGAGCAGGGCGGTCGGGTGCCGTGGGGGGTGGGGGCGTATCTGACGGGGATCGCGCTGCTCAGTCTGGGGTGTTTCGCGCTGCTGCCCGAGACACGGCCGGTGGCCCTGGTGGTGGCGGGCGCGGCGGAGCCGGCTCTGGACTGA
- a CDS encoding calcium:proton antiporter, whose amino-acid sequence MIVRLRSLTTQWTILVPVLAVVLLAFTWGRDLPGAVVALVTLVLAGAVLAAVHHAEVVAHRVGEPFGSLVLAVAVTIIEVALIVTLMADGGDKSSTLARDTVFAAVMITCNGIVGLCLLVASLRHGLAVFNPEGTGAALATVATLATLSLVLPTFTTSKPGPEFSGVQLTFAALSSLVLYGLFVATQTVRHRDYFLPITRQGEVITADDHADAPSARTALISLSLLGLALIGVVGLAKGVSPTIESGVEAAGLPHAVVGVIIALLVLLPETIAALRSARRDRVQTSLNLALGSAMASIGLTIPAVALASVWLSGPLVLGLGATHMVLLALTVVVSSLTVVPGRATPLQGGVHLVLFAAYLELAINP is encoded by the coding sequence ATGATCGTTCGGCTCAGGTCGCTCACCACCCAGTGGACGATCCTCGTGCCGGTGCTCGCGGTCGTCCTCCTGGCGTTCACCTGGGGACGCGACCTGCCGGGCGCGGTCGTCGCCCTGGTGACGCTGGTCCTCGCGGGGGCGGTCCTGGCTGCCGTGCATCATGCGGAGGTCGTCGCCCACCGGGTCGGTGAACCCTTCGGCTCGCTCGTCCTCGCCGTCGCCGTCACCATCATCGAGGTCGCGCTGATCGTCACCCTCATGGCCGACGGCGGCGACAAGAGCTCGACCCTCGCCCGGGACACGGTCTTCGCGGCCGTCATGATCACCTGCAACGGCATCGTCGGCCTCTGCCTCCTGGTCGCCTCCCTGCGGCACGGCCTCGCGGTCTTCAACCCCGAAGGCACCGGCGCCGCCCTCGCGACCGTCGCCACCCTGGCCACCCTCAGCCTGGTGCTGCCGACCTTCACCACGAGCAAGCCGGGCCCGGAGTTCTCCGGCGTCCAGCTGACCTTCGCCGCACTGTCCTCGCTGGTCCTGTACGGCCTGTTCGTCGCGACCCAGACCGTACGGCACCGCGACTACTTCCTCCCCATCACCCGCCAGGGCGAGGTCATCACCGCCGACGACCACGCCGACGCGCCCTCCGCCCGCACCGCCCTCATCAGCCTGAGCCTGCTGGGCCTCGCCCTGATCGGCGTCGTAGGACTGGCCAAGGGCGTGTCGCCCACCATCGAGTCCGGCGTGGAGGCCGCAGGACTGCCGCATGCCGTCGTCGGCGTGATCATCGCCCTGCTGGTGCTGCTGCCCGAGACCATCGCCGCGCTGCGCTCGGCCCGCCGCGACCGTGTTCAGACCAGCCTCAACCTCGCGCTCGGTTCGGCGATGGCCAGCATCGGCCTGACCATTCCCGCGGTCGCGCTGGCCTCCGTCTGGCTCTCCGGCCCCCTCGTCCTCGGCCTCGGCGCCACCCACATGGTGCTGCTCGCCCTCACCGTGGTCGTGAGCTCCCTGACCGTGGTGCCCGGTCGGGCCACCCCGCTCCAGGGCGGCGTGCACCTGGTGCTGTTCGCGGCGTATCTGGAGCTGGCGATCAATCCCTAG
- a CDS encoding TerC/Alx family metal homeostasis membrane protein — protein MDVSVTLWVLTIVGLAALIAVDFFIGRKPHDVSIKEAGIWTVVWIALAGLFGLGLLIFGGGQAGGEFFAGFITEKSLSVDNLFVFVLIMAKFAVPSQYQQRVLLVGVLIALVLRAIFIAAGAAILASFAWVFYLFGAFLIWTAWKLIQEARADEEDEEFEENKLLKAAERRFGVADRYHGTKLWIVQNGKRVMTPMLVVMLAIGTTDVLFALDSIPAIFGLTQDPYIVFTANAFALMGLRQLYFLIGGLLKKLVHLSYGLSIILGFIGVKLVLHALHESGVHVPEISIPVSLGVICGVLVVTTITSLRASKRQAAAEAAQTRSDGAPKDSIDA, from the coding sequence GTGGATGTTTCCGTGACCCTGTGGGTCCTGACCATCGTGGGCCTCGCCGCCCTCATCGCGGTCGACTTCTTCATCGGCCGCAAGCCGCACGACGTCTCCATCAAGGAAGCCGGAATCTGGACCGTCGTCTGGATCGCCCTGGCCGGCCTCTTCGGCCTCGGCCTGCTGATCTTCGGCGGCGGCCAGGCCGGTGGAGAGTTCTTCGCCGGCTTCATCACCGAGAAGTCGCTGAGCGTCGACAACCTCTTCGTCTTCGTCCTGATCATGGCGAAGTTCGCGGTGCCCTCGCAGTACCAGCAGCGGGTGCTCCTCGTCGGTGTCCTCATAGCCCTGGTCCTGCGGGCGATCTTCATCGCCGCGGGCGCAGCCATCCTCGCCAGCTTCGCGTGGGTCTTCTACCTCTTCGGCGCCTTCCTGATCTGGACCGCCTGGAAGCTCATCCAGGAGGCCCGGGCCGACGAGGAGGACGAGGAGTTCGAGGAGAACAAGCTCCTCAAGGCCGCCGAGCGCCGCTTCGGCGTCGCCGACCGCTACCACGGCACCAAGCTGTGGATCGTGCAGAACGGCAAGCGGGTCATGACCCCGATGCTGGTCGTGATGCTCGCGATCGGCACCACCGACGTGCTCTTCGCCCTCGACTCCATCCCCGCGATCTTCGGCCTGACCCAGGACCCGTACATCGTCTTCACGGCCAACGCGTTCGCCCTGATGGGTCTGCGTCAGCTGTACTTCCTCATCGGCGGCCTGCTCAAGAAGCTGGTCCACCTCAGCTACGGCCTGTCGATCATCCTCGGCTTCATCGGCGTCAAGCTGGTCCTGCACGCACTTCACGAGTCCGGGGTCCACGTCCCCGAGATCAGCATCCCGGTCTCGCTCGGCGTGATCTGCGGTGTCCTCGTCGTCACCACGATCACCAGCCTCCGTGCCTCCAAGAGGCAGGCGGCGGCCGAGGCGGCGCAGACGCGGAGCGATGGCGCTCCGAAGGACAGCATCGACGCCTGA
- a CDS encoding TerD family protein: MTAELVRGQNHPLSQARLEIRVSAGKPVVAGATLSDEHGKVHGVEWVAHPGAPTLPGLEVSRQAAADHRLAVDLGAMPEAVHRISVLLALPTGVGGPVRFGGLAAPFLAVTGLDGSEVANYTITGLEAESAVVALELYRRQGAWKVRAVGQGYAGGLADLFADQGLPEAHQLAAGINDAVAQGLARSVQAPRTTDGDRTRHAATPNLGADQGGAATQGAVPPPPPVSPYGTQASGTPGQPPVSPYGPSASGTSGQSSVSPYGPSASGTPGQPPASPYDPPAAPDPSAAPQPGSTTGGPVDYSHPRRQTTAPPPPPPTAPPAQLGQPAQPVAGDATGWSMDERLYNQVWGMFEDLARTMAAYRSAVDFADSRMEKELDQALSDPRSRIGGQSDAARETAHAKHTQLVDQARAVLDRDLAQLAAEADVVEPALPAAYARWDNPVWHGYRVPMEIPMALRLGDLHLPEAPQLRIPMLVRLPLERGLWIDSGRADSLDGSFTDSHELKRLAMESAVAHAARLLAVYPAGEFTVHVIDPAGSGGQALVPLVQSGVLAGPPALGAAGVVDVLSRLTQRVDLVQMAVRGGAPDALPPGFDTSEQLLIVNDFPHGFDDRAVTQLRYLADEGPAVGVHLMMVADREEAAAYGPLLDPLWRSLLRLSPVPDDHLADPWVGHAWTYEPSLVPQGSQVLQQVLNQVAAARAKYA; encoded by the coding sequence ATGACGGCCGAGCTGGTGCGGGGGCAGAACCACCCGCTCTCCCAGGCCCGCCTCGAGATCCGGGTCTCGGCCGGCAAGCCGGTCGTCGCCGGCGCGACGCTCAGCGACGAGCACGGCAAGGTCCACGGCGTGGAGTGGGTGGCCCACCCGGGCGCCCCCACCCTGCCGGGCCTGGAGGTCTCCCGGCAGGCCGCCGCCGACCACCGTCTCGCGGTGGACCTCGGTGCCATGCCGGAGGCCGTGCACCGGATCAGCGTGCTGCTCGCCCTGCCCACCGGAGTGGGCGGACCCGTCCGGTTCGGTGGCCTCGCCGCCCCCTTCCTCGCGGTCACCGGCCTCGACGGCTCCGAGGTCGCCAACTACACCATCACCGGCCTGGAGGCCGAGTCCGCCGTCGTCGCCCTGGAGCTCTACCGCCGCCAGGGCGCCTGGAAGGTCCGCGCCGTCGGTCAGGGATACGCGGGCGGTCTCGCCGACCTCTTCGCCGACCAGGGCCTGCCCGAGGCCCACCAGCTGGCCGCCGGCATCAACGACGCCGTGGCCCAGGGCCTCGCCCGCTCGGTGCAGGCCCCCCGCACGACCGACGGCGACCGCACGCGACACGCGGCGACCCCGAACCTCGGCGCCGACCAGGGCGGCGCCGCGACTCAAGGCGCCGTACCGCCGCCTCCGCCCGTGTCGCCGTACGGCACCCAGGCATCGGGCACTCCCGGACAGCCGCCGGTCTCGCCGTACGGCCCCTCGGCTTCGGGCACTTCCGGCCAGTCGTCGGTCTCGCCGTACGGCCCCTCGGCTTCGGGCACTCCCGGACAGCCGCCCGCCTCGCCCTACGACCCCCCGGCCGCCCCGGACCCGTCCGCCGCCCCGCAGCCCGGCTCCACCACCGGCGGCCCCGTCGACTACAGCCACCCGCGCCGCCAGACCACCGCCCCGCCGCCACCCCCGCCGACCGCGCCCCCGGCCCAGCTCGGACAGCCCGCGCAGCCCGTCGCGGGGGACGCGACCGGCTGGTCCATGGACGAGCGGCTCTACAACCAGGTGTGGGGCATGTTCGAGGACCTGGCCCGCACCATGGCCGCGTACCGCAGCGCCGTCGACTTCGCCGACTCGCGTATGGAGAAGGAGCTCGACCAGGCCCTGTCCGACCCGCGCAGCAGGATCGGCGGTCAGAGCGACGCGGCGCGCGAGACGGCCCACGCCAAGCACACCCAGCTCGTGGACCAGGCCCGTGCGGTCCTGGACCGGGACCTCGCGCAGCTCGCCGCCGAGGCCGACGTCGTCGAGCCCGCGCTGCCCGCGGCCTACGCCCGCTGGGACAACCCCGTCTGGCACGGCTACCGGGTGCCGATGGAGATCCCCATGGCCCTGCGCCTGGGCGACCTGCATCTTCCCGAGGCGCCGCAGCTGCGCATCCCGATGCTGGTCAGGCTGCCGCTGGAGCGCGGGCTGTGGATCGACAGCGGACGGGCCGACTCGCTCGACGGCTCCTTCACCGACTCCCATGAACTCAAGCGGCTGGCGATGGAGTCGGCGGTGGCGCACGCGGCCCGGCTGCTCGCCGTCTATCCGGCGGGCGAGTTCACCGTCCACGTCATCGACCCGGCGGGCTCCGGAGGGCAGGCGCTCGTCCCGCTGGTGCAGAGCGGTGTGCTCGCCGGCCCGCCGGCCCTCGGCGCGGCCGGTGTCGTGGACGTCCTGTCCCGGCTCACCCAGCGCGTCGACCTGGTGCAGATGGCGGTGCGCGGAGGGGCGCCCGACGCGCTCCCGCCGGGCTTCGACACCTCCGAGCAGCTGCTGATCGTCAACGACTTCCCGCACGGCTTCGACGACCGCGCCGTGACCCAGCTGCGCTACCTCGCGGACGAGGGTCCGGCGGTCGGCGTCCATCTGATGATGGTCGCGGACCGCGAGGAGGCCGCCGCGTACGGCCCGTTGCTCGACCCGCTGTGGCGTTCGCTGCTGCGACTGAGCCCGGTCCCCGACGACCATCTCGCCGACCCGTGGGTGGGGCACGCCTGGACGTACGAGCCCTCGCTCGTACCCCAGGGCAGCCAGGTGCTCCAGCAGGTGCTCAACCAAGTGGCGGCCGCCCGTGCCAAGTACGCGTAA
- a CDS encoding TerD family protein encodes MTVNMTKGQAISLQKNDGGSLTAVRMGLGWQAAPRRGLFGSRTREIDLDASAVLFADKQPVDVVFFRHLVSDDGSVRHTGDNLVGGVGQGGDDEAILVDLSRVPVHIDQIVFTVNSFTGQTFQEVQNAFCRLVDETNGQELARYTLAGGGAYTAQIMAKVHRTGAGWTMTALGTPANGRTFQDLMPAILPHL; translated from the coding sequence GTGACCGTCAACATGACCAAGGGTCAGGCCATCAGTCTGCAGAAGAACGACGGCGGCAGCCTGACCGCGGTGCGCATGGGTCTCGGCTGGCAGGCGGCCCCCCGTCGCGGCCTGTTCGGTTCGCGCACCCGCGAGATCGACCTGGACGCCTCCGCCGTGCTGTTCGCGGACAAGCAGCCCGTCGACGTCGTCTTCTTCCGCCACCTGGTGAGCGACGACGGCTCGGTGCGTCACACCGGTGACAACCTCGTCGGCGGTGTCGGCCAGGGCGGCGACGACGAGGCGATCCTCGTCGACCTCTCGCGCGTCCCGGTCCACATCGACCAGATCGTCTTCACCGTGAACTCCTTCACGGGCCAGACCTTCCAGGAAGTGCAGAACGCGTTCTGCCGCCTGGTCGACGAGACCAACGGCCAGGAGCTGGCCCGCTACACGCTCGCGGGCGGCGGCGCCTACACGGCCCAGATCATGGCGAAGGTGCACCGCACCGGCGCCGGCTGGACGATGACGGCGCTCGGCACCCCGGCCAACGGCCGCACCTTCCAGGACCTGATGCCGGCGATCCTGCCGCACCTGTAG
- the uvrB gene encoding excinuclease ABC subunit UvrB, translating into MRPVSHIERTVAPFEVVSPYQPSGDQPAAIAELAKRIEAGEKDVVLLGATGTGKSATTAWMIEKLQRPTLVMAPNKTLAAQLANEFRELLPNNAVEYFVSYYDYYQPEAYVPQSDTYIEKDSSINEEVERLRHSATNSLLTRRDVVVVASVSCIYGLGTPQEYVDRMVPLRVGDELDRDELLRRFVDIQYTRNDLAFTRGTFRVRGDTIEIFPVYEELAVRIEMFGDEIEALSTLHPLTGEIISDDQQLYVFPASHYVAGPERMERAVNDIEKELGERLAELEKQGKLLEAQRLRMRTTYDLEMLRQIGSCSGVENYSMHFDGRRPGSPPNTLLDYFPDDFLLVIDESHNTVPQIGAMYEGDASRKRTLVDHGFRLPSALDNRPLKWEEFQERIGQTVYLSATPGKYELSRADGVVEQIIRPTGLIDPEVVVKPTEGQIDDLVHEIRTRTEKDERVLVTTLTKKMAEDLTDYFLELGIQVRYLHSDVDTLRRVELLRELRSGEFDVLVGINLLREGLDLPEVSLVAILDADKEGFLRSGTSLIQTIGRAARNVSGQVHMYADKITPAMAKAIDETNRRREKQVAYNTERGIDPQPLRKKINDIVAQIAREDVDTEQLLGSGYRKQKDGKGAKAPVPALGGKAAGGKAAKGKAKATVPTDRPAAELAEQIEEMTARMRAAAADLQFEIAARLRDEVSEMKKELRQMREAGIA; encoded by the coding sequence ATGCGGCCCGTTTCCCACATCGAACGCACGGTGGCGCCCTTCGAGGTCGTCAGCCCCTACCAGCCCAGCGGTGACCAGCCGGCGGCCATCGCCGAGCTGGCCAAGCGCATCGAGGCCGGTGAGAAGGACGTCGTCCTCCTTGGTGCGACCGGCACCGGCAAGTCCGCCACCACCGCGTGGATGATCGAGAAGCTCCAGCGGCCCACCCTGGTGATGGCCCCGAACAAGACCCTCGCCGCCCAGCTGGCGAACGAGTTCCGGGAGCTCCTGCCCAACAACGCCGTCGAGTACTTCGTCTCGTACTACGACTACTACCAGCCCGAGGCCTACGTCCCGCAGTCGGACACCTACATCGAGAAGGACTCCTCGATCAACGAGGAGGTCGAGCGCCTGCGCCACTCCGCGACCAACTCGCTGCTCACCCGCCGTGACGTCGTCGTGGTCGCCTCGGTCTCCTGCATCTACGGCCTCGGCACCCCGCAGGAGTACGTGGACCGGATGGTCCCCCTCAGGGTCGGCGACGAACTCGACCGCGACGAGCTGCTGCGCCGCTTCGTGGACATCCAGTACACGCGCAACGACCTGGCCTTCACCCGCGGCACCTTCCGGGTCCGCGGCGACACCATCGAGATCTTCCCGGTCTACGAGGAGCTCGCCGTCCGCATCGAGATGTTCGGCGACGAGATCGAGGCGCTGTCGACCCTCCACCCGCTCACCGGCGAGATCATCAGCGACGACCAGCAGCTGTACGTCTTCCCGGCCTCCCACTACGTCGCCGGTCCCGAGCGCATGGAGCGGGCCGTCAACGACATCGAGAAGGAGCTGGGCGAGCGCCTCGCCGAACTGGAGAAGCAGGGCAAGCTCCTCGAGGCCCAGCGGCTGCGCATGCGCACCACGTACGACCTGGAGATGCTCCGCCAGATCGGCTCCTGCTCCGGTGTCGAGAACTACTCGATGCACTTCGACGGCCGCCGGCCCGGCTCCCCGCCCAACACCCTGCTCGACTACTTCCCGGACGACTTCCTGCTCGTCATCGACGAGTCGCACAACACCGTCCCCCAGATCGGTGCCATGTACGAGGGCGACGCCTCCCGCAAGCGCACGCTGGTCGACCACGGCTTCCGGCTCCCGTCCGCGCTGGACAACCGGCCCCTGAAGTGGGAGGAGTTCCAGGAGCGCATCGGGCAGACCGTCTACCTGTCGGCCACCCCGGGCAAGTACGAGCTCTCCCGGGCTGACGGCGTCGTCGAGCAGATCATCCGCCCCACCGGCCTGATCGACCCCGAGGTCGTCGTCAAGCCCACCGAGGGCCAGATCGACGACCTGGTGCACGAGATCCGCACCCGCACCGAGAAGGACGAGCGCGTCCTGGTCACCACGCTCACCAAGAAGATGGCCGAGGACCTCACGGACTACTTCCTGGAGCTCGGCATCCAGGTCCGCTATCTCCACAGCGACGTCGACACCCTGCGCCGCGTCGAACTGCTGCGTGAACTGCGCTCCGGTGAGTTCGACGTCCTGGTCGGCATCAACCTCCTCCGTGAGGGTCTCGACCTGCCCGAGGTGTCCCTGGTGGCGATCCTCGACGCCGACAAGGAGGGCTTCCTGCGCTCCGGCACCTCACTGATCCAGACCATCGGCCGCGCGGCGCGCAACGTCTCCGGCCAGGTCCACATGTACGCCGACAAGATCACCCCGGCGATGGCGAAGGCCATCGACGAGACCAACCGCCGCCGGGAGAAGCAGGTCGCGTACAACACCGAGCGCGGCATCGACCCCCAGCCGCTCCGCAAGAAGATCAACGACATCGTGGCCCAGATCGCCCGCGAGGACGTCGACACCGAGCAGCTGCTCGGTTCCGGCTATCGCAAGCAGAAGGACGGCAAGGGTGCCAAGGCCCCCGTGCCCGCCCTCGGCGGCAAGGCGGCGGGCGGCAAGGCGGCCAAGGGCAAGGCCAAGGCGACCGTGCCGACCGACCGGCCCGCGGCCGAGCTCGCCGAGCAGATCGAGGAGATGACCGCGCGGATGCGCGCCGCCGCCGCCGACCTCCAGTTCGAGATCGCGGCCCGGCTGCGCGACGAGGTCTCCGAGATGAAGAAGGAACTGCGCCAGATGCGGGAGGCGGGTATCGCCTGA